The following are encoded in a window of Salmo trutta chromosome 9, fSalTru1.1, whole genome shotgun sequence genomic DNA:
- the LOC115199698 gene encoding bromodomain-containing protein 3 isoform X3: MSAVPASAPALVNPSPPEFTNPNKPGRKTNQLQYMQNVVVKTLWKHQFAWPFYTPVDAIKLCLADYHKVIKSPMDMGTIKKRLENNYYWSASECMQDFNTMFTNCYIYNKPTDDIVLMAQALEKIFLQKVAQMPQEEVELLPPAPKVKAARKPGGPVSAESQAQGESTDSPPSSYPSSPPLLSQTPVIAATPVPTITSVTPVRAVPTAASMMAVVPTAQPVIKKKGVKRKADTTTPTTSAISASRSDSPTQLLESKQENVLSRRESTVRSVKPPKKDTEDGEAPLLSGKKGKLGEQLKHCEVILKEMLSKKYTAHAWPFYKPVDAAALELHDYHEIIKHPMDLSTVKKKMDSRDYQDAQSFATDVRLMFSNCYKYNPPDHEVVAMARKLQDVFEMRFAKMPDEPIEATQLSTMPVVSKSTESSESSGNTSSTESSDSEEERATRLAELQEQLKAVHEQLAVLSQAPVSKPKKMEKKQKDKKKEKDKDKANKGKADDEKKPKSAQQTKPANQKKAPARKPNRTGTATRQPKKGTKVVAANNESEEEPSLPMSYDEKRQLSLDINRLPGEKLGRVVHIIQAREPSLRDSNPDEIEIDFETLKPSTLRELERYVKSCLQKKQRKLLQKAGSAPAGGASRMSGSSSSSDSGSSSSSGSSSESSDSD; encoded by the exons ATGTCGGCTGTTCCTGCGTCCGCCCCGGCACTTGTCAATCCCTCGCCACCAGAGTTCACCAACCCCAACAAGCCTGGCCGGAAAACAAACCAACTACAGTACATGCAGAACGTTGTGGTGAAGACTCTATGGAAGCATCAGTTTGCGTGGCCCTTTTACACACCTGTGGATGCCATCAAATTATGTCTCGCC GACTATCATAAAGTTATCAAGAGCCcaatggacatgggaacaataaagAAGAGGCTAGAGAATAACTACTACTGGAGTGCCAGCGAGTGTATGCAGGACTTCAATACAATGTTTACCAACTGTTATATCTACAACAAG CCTACAGATGACATTGTGCTGATGGCCCAAGCTCTAGAGAAGATATTCTTACAGAAAGTGGCCCAAATGCCTCAGGAGGAggtggagctgctaccaccggcGCCCAAAGTCAAAGCAGCCCGCAAACCAGGAGGGCCCGTTAGTGCAG AGAGCCAAGCACAGGGTGAGTCGACGGATTCACCCCCATCTTCTTACCCCAGCTCCCCTCCACTTCTGTCTCAGACTCCTGTCATAGCAGCCACCCCAGTGCCAACCATTACATCTGTTACCCCTGTCCGAGCTGTGCCTACCGCTGCCTCCATGATGGCTGTGGTTCCAACGGCACAGCCAGTCATCAAA AAAAAGGGGGTCAAGCGGAAAGCAGACACAACAACTCCCACCACCTCAGCAATCTCGGCCAGTAGAAGTGACTCCCCTACCCAGCTCCTAGAATCCAAACAGGAGAATGTCTTGTCCAGGCGGGAGAGCACAGTGCGGTCCGTCAAGCCCCCCAAAAAGGACACAGAGGATGGAGAGGCGCCACTGCTCAGTGGCAAGAAAGGCAAGCTCGGCGAGCAGCTGAAGCACTGCGAAGTCATCCTGAAGGAGATGCTGTCCAAGAAGTACACGGCCCACGCTTGGCCTTTCTACAAGCCTGTAGACGCAGCAGCGCTAGAACTACATGACTACCATGAGATCATCAAACACCCCATGGACCTGAGCACTGTCAAA AAAAAAATGGACAGTCGAGATTACCAAGATGCCCAAAGTTTTGCGACAGACGTCCGGTTAATGTTTTCAAATTGCTACAAGTACAACCCCCCCGACCACGAGGTTGTTGCAATGGCCAGGAAGCTCCAG GATGTGTTTGAGATGCGATTTGCCAAGATGCCGGACGAGCCCATCGAAGCCACACAGCTCTCCACCATGCCGGTGGTAAGCAAGAGTACAGAGAGCAGTGAGAGCAGCGGCAACACCTCCAGTACGGAGAGCTCCGACTCAGAGGAGGAGCGGGCCACGCGGCTCGCCGAACTGCAGGAACAG CTGAAGGCCGTTCACGAACAGCTGGCTGTTCTGTCGCAGGCCCCAGTAAGTAAACCAAAGAAAATGGAGAAAAAGCAAAAAGATAAGAAGAAAGAGAAGGACAAAGACAAAGCCAACAAGGGGAAGGCTGATGACGAGAAGAAGCCCAAGTCAGCACAGCAAACCAAGCCAGCTAATCAGAAGAAGGCTCCAGCCCGGAAACCAAACCGCACGGGGACGGCTACCAG GCAACCGAAGAAAGGGACCAAGGTGGTGGCGGCAAACAACGAGTCTGAAGAGGAGCCGTCCCTTCCCATGTCATACGACGAGAAGCGCCAGCTCAGCCTGGACATCAACCGTCTTCCGGGTGAGAAGTTGGGCAGGGTGGTCCACATCATCCAGGCCCGGGAGCCTTCGCTGCGTGACTCCAATCCGGACGAGATAGAGATAGACTTTGAGACACTCAAACCCTCTACCCTTCGTGAGCTCGAACGATACGTCAAGTCTTGTTTGCAAAAAAAGCAGCGGAAACTTTTAC
- the LOC115199698 gene encoding bromodomain-containing protein 3 isoform X1, translating to MSAVPASAPALVNPSPPEFTNPNKPGRKTNQLQYMQNVVVKTLWKHQFAWPFYTPVDAIKLCLADYHKVIKSPMDMGTIKKRLENNYYWSASECMQDFNTMFTNCYIYNKPTDDIVLMAQALEKIFLQKVAQMPQEEVELLPPAPKVKAARKPGGPVSAESQAQGESTDSPPSSYPSSPPLLSQTPVIAATPVPTITSVTPVRAVPTAASMMAVVPTAQPVIKKKGVKRKADTTTPTTSAISASRSDSPTQLLESKQENVLSRRESTVRSVKPPKKDTEDGEAPLLSGKKGKLGEQLKHCEVILKEMLSKKYTAHAWPFYKPVDAAALELHDYHEIIKHPMDLSTVKKKMDSRDYQDAQSFATDVRLMFSNCYKYNPPDHEVVAMARKLQDVFEMRFAKMPDEPIEATQLSTMPVVSKSTESSESSGNTSSTESSDSEEERATRLAELQEQVGSEQQITVEHPNGNRAGGKNGCAKHFQLKAVHEQLAVLSQAPVSKPKKMEKKQKDKKKEKDKDKANKGKADDEKKPKSAQQTKPANQKKAPARKPNRTGTATRQPKKGTKVVAANNESEEEPSLPMSYDEKRQLSLDINRLPGEKLGRVVHIIQAREPSLRDSNPDEIEIDFETLKPSTLRELERYVKSCLQKKQRKLLQKAGSAPAGGASRMSGSSSSSDSGSSSSSGSSSESSDSD from the exons ATGTCGGCTGTTCCTGCGTCCGCCCCGGCACTTGTCAATCCCTCGCCACCAGAGTTCACCAACCCCAACAAGCCTGGCCGGAAAACAAACCAACTACAGTACATGCAGAACGTTGTGGTGAAGACTCTATGGAAGCATCAGTTTGCGTGGCCCTTTTACACACCTGTGGATGCCATCAAATTATGTCTCGCC GACTATCATAAAGTTATCAAGAGCCcaatggacatgggaacaataaagAAGAGGCTAGAGAATAACTACTACTGGAGTGCCAGCGAGTGTATGCAGGACTTCAATACAATGTTTACCAACTGTTATATCTACAACAAG CCTACAGATGACATTGTGCTGATGGCCCAAGCTCTAGAGAAGATATTCTTACAGAAAGTGGCCCAAATGCCTCAGGAGGAggtggagctgctaccaccggcGCCCAAAGTCAAAGCAGCCCGCAAACCAGGAGGGCCCGTTAGTGCAG AGAGCCAAGCACAGGGTGAGTCGACGGATTCACCCCCATCTTCTTACCCCAGCTCCCCTCCACTTCTGTCTCAGACTCCTGTCATAGCAGCCACCCCAGTGCCAACCATTACATCTGTTACCCCTGTCCGAGCTGTGCCTACCGCTGCCTCCATGATGGCTGTGGTTCCAACGGCACAGCCAGTCATCAAA AAAAAGGGGGTCAAGCGGAAAGCAGACACAACAACTCCCACCACCTCAGCAATCTCGGCCAGTAGAAGTGACTCCCCTACCCAGCTCCTAGAATCCAAACAGGAGAATGTCTTGTCCAGGCGGGAGAGCACAGTGCGGTCCGTCAAGCCCCCCAAAAAGGACACAGAGGATGGAGAGGCGCCACTGCTCAGTGGCAAGAAAGGCAAGCTCGGCGAGCAGCTGAAGCACTGCGAAGTCATCCTGAAGGAGATGCTGTCCAAGAAGTACACGGCCCACGCTTGGCCTTTCTACAAGCCTGTAGACGCAGCAGCGCTAGAACTACATGACTACCATGAGATCATCAAACACCCCATGGACCTGAGCACTGTCAAA AAAAAAATGGACAGTCGAGATTACCAAGATGCCCAAAGTTTTGCGACAGACGTCCGGTTAATGTTTTCAAATTGCTACAAGTACAACCCCCCCGACCACGAGGTTGTTGCAATGGCCAGGAAGCTCCAG GATGTGTTTGAGATGCGATTTGCCAAGATGCCGGACGAGCCCATCGAAGCCACACAGCTCTCCACCATGCCGGTGGTAAGCAAGAGTACAGAGAGCAGTGAGAGCAGCGGCAACACCTCCAGTACGGAGAGCTCCGACTCAGAGGAGGAGCGGGCCACGCGGCTCGCCGAACTGCAGGAACAGGTGGGTTCGGAACAG CAAATCACTGTGGAGCACCCCAATGGTAACAGGGCGGGGGGAAAAAACGGGTGTGCCAAACATTTTCAG CTGAAGGCCGTTCACGAACAGCTGGCTGTTCTGTCGCAGGCCCCAGTAAGTAAACCAAAGAAAATGGAGAAAAAGCAAAAAGATAAGAAGAAAGAGAAGGACAAAGACAAAGCCAACAAGGGGAAGGCTGATGACGAGAAGAAGCCCAAGTCAGCACAGCAAACCAAGCCAGCTAATCAGAAGAAGGCTCCAGCCCGGAAACCAAACCGCACGGGGACGGCTACCAG GCAACCGAAGAAAGGGACCAAGGTGGTGGCGGCAAACAACGAGTCTGAAGAGGAGCCGTCCCTTCCCATGTCATACGACGAGAAGCGCCAGCTCAGCCTGGACATCAACCGTCTTCCGGGTGAGAAGTTGGGCAGGGTGGTCCACATCATCCAGGCCCGGGAGCCTTCGCTGCGTGACTCCAATCCGGACGAGATAGAGATAGACTTTGAGACACTCAAACCCTCTACCCTTCGTGAGCTCGAACGATACGTCAAGTCTTGTTTGCAAAAAAAGCAGCGGAAACTTTTAC
- the LOC115199698 gene encoding bromodomain-containing protein 3 isoform X2, giving the protein MSAVPASAPALVNPSPPEFTNPNKPGRKTNQLQYMQNVVVKTLWKHQFAWPFYTPVDAIKLCLADYHKVIKSPMDMGTIKKRLENNYYWSASECMQDFNTMFTNCYIYNKPTDDIVLMAQALEKIFLQKVAQMPQEEVELLPPAPKVKAARKPGGPVSAESQAQGESTDSPPSSYPSSPPLLSQTPVIAATPVPTITSVTPVRAVPTAASMMAVVPTAQPVIKKKGVKRKADTTTPTTSAISASRSDSPTQLLESKQENVLSRRESTVRSVKPPKKDTEDGEAPLLSGKKGKLGEQLKHCEVILKEMLSKKYTAHAWPFYKPVDAAALELHDYHEIIKHPMDLSTVKKKMDSRDYQDAQSFATDVRLMFSNCYKYNPPDHEVVAMARKLQDVFEMRFAKMPDEPIEATQLSTMPVVSKSTESSESSGNTSSTESSDSEEERATRLAELQEQQITVEHPNGNRAGGKNGCAKHFQLKAVHEQLAVLSQAPVSKPKKMEKKQKDKKKEKDKDKANKGKADDEKKPKSAQQTKPANQKKAPARKPNRTGTATRQPKKGTKVVAANNESEEEPSLPMSYDEKRQLSLDINRLPGEKLGRVVHIIQAREPSLRDSNPDEIEIDFETLKPSTLRELERYVKSCLQKKQRKLLQKAGSAPAGGASRMSGSSSSSDSGSSSSSGSSSESSDSD; this is encoded by the exons ATGTCGGCTGTTCCTGCGTCCGCCCCGGCACTTGTCAATCCCTCGCCACCAGAGTTCACCAACCCCAACAAGCCTGGCCGGAAAACAAACCAACTACAGTACATGCAGAACGTTGTGGTGAAGACTCTATGGAAGCATCAGTTTGCGTGGCCCTTTTACACACCTGTGGATGCCATCAAATTATGTCTCGCC GACTATCATAAAGTTATCAAGAGCCcaatggacatgggaacaataaagAAGAGGCTAGAGAATAACTACTACTGGAGTGCCAGCGAGTGTATGCAGGACTTCAATACAATGTTTACCAACTGTTATATCTACAACAAG CCTACAGATGACATTGTGCTGATGGCCCAAGCTCTAGAGAAGATATTCTTACAGAAAGTGGCCCAAATGCCTCAGGAGGAggtggagctgctaccaccggcGCCCAAAGTCAAAGCAGCCCGCAAACCAGGAGGGCCCGTTAGTGCAG AGAGCCAAGCACAGGGTGAGTCGACGGATTCACCCCCATCTTCTTACCCCAGCTCCCCTCCACTTCTGTCTCAGACTCCTGTCATAGCAGCCACCCCAGTGCCAACCATTACATCTGTTACCCCTGTCCGAGCTGTGCCTACCGCTGCCTCCATGATGGCTGTGGTTCCAACGGCACAGCCAGTCATCAAA AAAAAGGGGGTCAAGCGGAAAGCAGACACAACAACTCCCACCACCTCAGCAATCTCGGCCAGTAGAAGTGACTCCCCTACCCAGCTCCTAGAATCCAAACAGGAGAATGTCTTGTCCAGGCGGGAGAGCACAGTGCGGTCCGTCAAGCCCCCCAAAAAGGACACAGAGGATGGAGAGGCGCCACTGCTCAGTGGCAAGAAAGGCAAGCTCGGCGAGCAGCTGAAGCACTGCGAAGTCATCCTGAAGGAGATGCTGTCCAAGAAGTACACGGCCCACGCTTGGCCTTTCTACAAGCCTGTAGACGCAGCAGCGCTAGAACTACATGACTACCATGAGATCATCAAACACCCCATGGACCTGAGCACTGTCAAA AAAAAAATGGACAGTCGAGATTACCAAGATGCCCAAAGTTTTGCGACAGACGTCCGGTTAATGTTTTCAAATTGCTACAAGTACAACCCCCCCGACCACGAGGTTGTTGCAATGGCCAGGAAGCTCCAG GATGTGTTTGAGATGCGATTTGCCAAGATGCCGGACGAGCCCATCGAAGCCACACAGCTCTCCACCATGCCGGTGGTAAGCAAGAGTACAGAGAGCAGTGAGAGCAGCGGCAACACCTCCAGTACGGAGAGCTCCGACTCAGAGGAGGAGCGGGCCACGCGGCTCGCCGAACTGCAGGAACAG CAAATCACTGTGGAGCACCCCAATGGTAACAGGGCGGGGGGAAAAAACGGGTGTGCCAAACATTTTCAG CTGAAGGCCGTTCACGAACAGCTGGCTGTTCTGTCGCAGGCCCCAGTAAGTAAACCAAAGAAAATGGAGAAAAAGCAAAAAGATAAGAAGAAAGAGAAGGACAAAGACAAAGCCAACAAGGGGAAGGCTGATGACGAGAAGAAGCCCAAGTCAGCACAGCAAACCAAGCCAGCTAATCAGAAGAAGGCTCCAGCCCGGAAACCAAACCGCACGGGGACGGCTACCAG GCAACCGAAGAAAGGGACCAAGGTGGTGGCGGCAAACAACGAGTCTGAAGAGGAGCCGTCCCTTCCCATGTCATACGACGAGAAGCGCCAGCTCAGCCTGGACATCAACCGTCTTCCGGGTGAGAAGTTGGGCAGGGTGGTCCACATCATCCAGGCCCGGGAGCCTTCGCTGCGTGACTCCAATCCGGACGAGATAGAGATAGACTTTGAGACACTCAAACCCTCTACCCTTCGTGAGCTCGAACGATACGTCAAGTCTTGTTTGCAAAAAAAGCAGCGGAAACTTTTAC